In one Cellulomonas sp. JZ18 genomic region, the following are encoded:
- a CDS encoding glycoside hydrolase, which translates to MTTTSRRSTAGAAVLALTAGLIAAPAVTAPAAAAAAVTVTPNPWYAGEEFQGWGTSLVWFANATGGYPEDVRQDLYDKLFSADGLDLNIARYNIGGGHASDVVDYLRPGGAVPGWWKADPDGALGLYGGAPTTHANAERVREAFDPGDDRFYDLDADAGQRWWVEQLAADDQITHWETFANSAPWFMTENGYVSGGFDANAEQLRPDSVDDFAAYLVRVSEALEDAHGITVDTIDPLNEPNTNYWGTTLRDGVPVGGRQEGMHVGPARQADLIDALAERLRAPGTTTDAVVSAMDETNPGTFVRNWEAYDAQTRANVDQLNVHTYGTGGRVTVRDLAKVEDKPLWMSEVEGSWVNGWNPASIVNGLGLAGRIHDDLRELESDAWVFWQPVEDLYNMQPTGENLNWGGVFIDLDCRWYGSGDDAVFASERRVEDAGGDFSQVEPCHVETNTKYDTTRNFTHFIRPGDRVIATDSATTTAALKADGTSTALVHTNASAEPVTLTVDLRHFGTVAAGATATPYVTTQSPEDRPGANALVRGEPVAVDAAAETVTLTLPARSVTSIELDGVSGVAEDAAAIADGHTYQLTGVQSGKALTAATGAPTATTITTPGATAEAARPQLWTAHAVAPGRLDGTKRFVLQAADGRVLGATRAGTDLRSVAVEAAAAEPQTRWIVSSTDARSFAFVNEGVGQALEVGGQSTAENAGVGVYGSNGGANQRWYPRDVAATGVSPVALSTTVGVAPALPATVVPTYRWGTGPAAAVVWDEVPASAWQQAGQVAITGTATDVYGAALTVTGTVDVGGFTVTDPVSVTTYEGATLAQVQEAAPTVVPARVGASTATFDTAVTWDWTGVTDASFTAQGVVAVPGTAESNEAGAAAVPATLHVVVTARASANIVPLPTTTASATYTEPGYSIENTRNGNRTDKAWSNWVGTARTSDTLTYTFPATELADASVYFYADGSHRSWARETVVEYRDAAGTWQQVPGFTQPVPTPAPGDAGGPVLTLDLDGLEATGLRFVLTPNPGVHMIVSEVEIGAVAPAAGSVTDLAALRTNGVDVPGFAPDVTAYDVQVDGSAWPSVVAVPVDRAARVQVTQPSEENGGIATVRVTSADGSETATTTVTVARRAVVRGVTLSGLAADGSATAGSALTAVADVDPADATLAYVWAVDGEVVEDVEGASFTPADEHVGAEVTVTVTATADGFVASAAVASAPVTVVDAVDPGQPGQPGQPGQPGQPGQPGQPGQPGGPNPGQPGQPGPQAGPTVSLSAGTVRAGGTVDVTASGLTAGGEVAVELRSEPVLLAVRTADAAGALSTRVTVPRGTAAGTHTVVVIDRATGATGTATLRVVAAGGGSLAVTGATPWALLTLGLGLVAAGAGVVTVRRRQTGTTA; encoded by the coding sequence ATGACGACGACGTCACGTCGCTCGACAGCGGGAGCCGCCGTGCTCGCGCTGACGGCCGGGCTCATCGCAGCACCGGCCGTGACCGCTCCCGCCGCCGCGGCGGCCGCGGTCACCGTCACCCCCAACCCCTGGTACGCCGGGGAGGAGTTCCAGGGCTGGGGCACGAGCCTGGTCTGGTTCGCGAACGCGACCGGCGGCTACCCGGAGGACGTCCGGCAGGACCTGTACGACAAGCTGTTCAGCGCCGACGGCCTGGACCTCAACATCGCCCGCTACAACATCGGCGGCGGGCACGCGTCCGACGTCGTCGACTACCTGCGCCCCGGCGGTGCGGTGCCGGGCTGGTGGAAGGCCGACCCGGACGGTGCGCTCGGCCTGTACGGCGGGGCCCCCACGACGCACGCCAACGCCGAGCGGGTGCGCGAGGCCTTCGACCCGGGCGACGACCGCTTCTACGACCTCGACGCCGACGCCGGCCAGCGGTGGTGGGTCGAGCAGCTCGCGGCGGACGACCAGATCACGCACTGGGAGACGTTCGCGAACTCGGCGCCGTGGTTCATGACGGAGAACGGGTACGTCTCCGGCGGGTTCGACGCGAACGCCGAGCAGCTGCGGCCCGACTCGGTCGACGACTTCGCGGCGTACCTGGTGCGCGTCAGCGAGGCGCTCGAGGACGCGCACGGCATCACGGTCGACACCATCGACCCGCTCAACGAGCCGAACACGAACTACTGGGGCACGACGCTCCGCGACGGCGTCCCCGTGGGCGGCCGGCAGGAGGGCATGCACGTCGGCCCCGCCCGGCAGGCGGACCTCATCGACGCGCTGGCCGAGCGCCTGCGCGCTCCCGGCACGACCACCGACGCCGTCGTCTCCGCCATGGACGAGACCAACCCCGGCACGTTCGTGCGCAACTGGGAGGCGTACGACGCGCAGACCCGGGCGAACGTCGACCAGCTCAACGTGCACACGTACGGCACGGGCGGCCGCGTGACCGTCCGCGACCTCGCGAAGGTCGAGGACAAGCCGCTGTGGATGAGCGAGGTCGAGGGCAGCTGGGTCAACGGCTGGAACCCGGCGAGCATCGTCAACGGCCTCGGCCTGGCCGGGCGCATCCACGACGACCTGCGCGAGCTGGAGTCGGACGCGTGGGTGTTCTGGCAGCCGGTCGAGGACCTGTACAACATGCAGCCCACCGGGGAGAACCTGAACTGGGGCGGCGTCTTCATCGACCTGGACTGCCGCTGGTACGGGTCGGGCGACGACGCCGTCTTCGCGTCCGAGCGGCGCGTGGAGGACGCGGGCGGCGACTTCTCGCAGGTCGAGCCGTGCCACGTCGAGACGAACACGAAGTACGACACCACCCGCAACTTCACGCACTTCATCCGCCCGGGCGACCGCGTCATCGCGACCGACTCCGCCACGACGACGGCCGCCCTCAAGGCCGACGGCACGTCGACGGCGCTCGTGCACACGAACGCGTCGGCCGAGCCGGTCACGCTGACGGTGGACCTGCGCCACTTCGGGACGGTCGCGGCGGGCGCGACGGCGACGCCGTACGTGACGACGCAGTCGCCGGAGGACCGACCGGGCGCGAACGCGCTCGTCCGGGGTGAGCCGGTGGCGGTGGACGCCGCGGCCGAGACCGTCACGCTCACGCTCCCGGCACGGTCGGTGACGTCGATCGAGCTCGACGGCGTCAGCGGCGTGGCCGAGGACGCGGCGGCGATCGCCGACGGGCACACGTACCAGCTCACCGGCGTGCAGAGCGGCAAGGCGCTCACGGCGGCGACCGGTGCCCCCACGGCGACGACCATCACGACGCCGGGCGCGACGGCCGAGGCCGCCCGCCCGCAGCTGTGGACGGCGCACGCGGTCGCGCCGGGGCGTCTCGACGGGACGAAGCGGTTCGTGCTCCAGGCGGCCGACGGGCGCGTGCTCGGCGCGACGCGGGCCGGCACGGACCTGCGGTCGGTCGCCGTCGAGGCCGCCGCGGCCGAGCCGCAGACGCGGTGGATCGTGTCCTCGACGGACGCGCGCTCCTTCGCGTTCGTCAACGAGGGCGTCGGGCAGGCGCTCGAGGTCGGCGGGCAGTCGACGGCCGAGAACGCGGGCGTCGGGGTCTACGGGTCGAACGGCGGCGCGAACCAGCGCTGGTACCCGCGCGACGTCGCGGCGACCGGGGTCTCCCCCGTGGCGCTGAGCACCACGGTCGGCGTCGCACCGGCGCTGCCCGCGACGGTCGTGCCGACGTACCGGTGGGGCACAGGCCCGGCCGCGGCGGTCGTGTGGGACGAGGTCCCCGCGTCGGCGTGGCAGCAGGCGGGGCAGGTCGCGATCACCGGGACGGCGACCGACGTGTACGGCGCGGCGCTGACCGTGACCGGGACCGTCGACGTCGGCGGGTTCACCGTCACCGACCCCGTGTCGGTCACGACGTACGAGGGCGCCACGCTCGCGCAGGTGCAGGAGGCGGCCCCCACGGTCGTGCCGGCGCGCGTCGGGGCGTCCACCGCGACGTTCGACACGGCCGTCACGTGGGACTGGACCGGCGTCACGGACGCGTCGTTCACGGCGCAGGGCGTCGTCGCCGTGCCGGGCACGGCGGAGTCGAACGAGGCCGGCGCCGCGGCGGTCCCGGCGACCCTCCACGTCGTCGTCACCGCGCGGGCCTCGGCGAACATCGTGCCGCTGCCCACGACGACGGCGAGCGCCACGTACACCGAGCCGGGCTACTCGATCGAGAACACCCGCAACGGCAACCGGACCGACAAGGCGTGGTCGAACTGGGTGGGCACCGCCCGCACGTCGGACACCCTCACGTACACGTTCCCGGCCACGGAGCTCGCCGACGCGTCGGTGTACTTCTACGCCGACGGCAGCCACCGCAGCTGGGCGCGCGAGACCGTCGTCGAGTACCGGGACGCCGCGGGCACGTGGCAGCAGGTGCCCGGGTTCACGCAGCCGGTGCCGACGCCGGCGCCGGGCGACGCGGGCGGGCCGGTGCTCACGCTCGACCTCGACGGCCTCGAGGCCACGGGCCTGCGGTTCGTGCTCACGCCGAACCCGGGCGTGCACATGATCGTGTCGGAGGTGGAGATCGGCGCCGTCGCGCCCGCCGCCGGCTCCGTCACCGACCTCGCCGCCCTGCGCACGAACGGCGTCGACGTGCCGGGCTTCGCGCCCGACGTCACGGCGTACGACGTGCAGGTGGACGGGTCGGCGTGGCCGAGCGTCGTCGCGGTGCCGGTCGACCGCGCGGCGCGTGTGCAGGTGACGCAGCCGTCCGAGGAGAACGGCGGCATCGCCACCGTGCGCGTCACGTCGGCCGACGGCTCGGAGACCGCGACGACGACCGTCACGGTGGCCCGGCGCGCGGTCGTGCGCGGGGTCACGCTCAGCGGCCTCGCGGCGGACGGGTCGGCCACGGCCGGCTCGGCGCTCACGGCGGTCGCTGACGTCGACCCGGCGGACGCCACGCTCGCGTACGTGTGGGCCGTGGACGGCGAGGTCGTGGAGGACGTCGAGGGGGCGTCCTTCACGCCGGCCGACGAGCACGTCGGCGCGGAGGTCACCGTCACGGTGACCGCCACCGCCGACGGGTTCGTCGCGTCGGCGGCGGTCGCGTCGGCGCCGGTGACGGTCGTCGACGCGGTCGACCCGGGGCAGCCGGGACAGCCCGGCCAGCCCGGCCAGCCGGGTCAGCCCGGTCAGCCCGGTCAGCCCGGTCAGCCGGGCGGGCCGAACCCGGGGCAGCCGGGTCAGCCCGGTCCGCAGGCGGGGCCGACGGTCTCCCTGTCGGCCGGCACGGTCCGCGCGGGCGGCACGGTGGACGTCACCGCGTCCGGCCTGACCGCCGGCGGCGAGGTGGCGGTCGAGCTCCGCTCGGAGCCCGTCCTGCTCGCCGTCCGCACGGCCGACGCGGCCGGCGCCCTGTCGACGCGGGTGACGGTCCCGCGCGGCACCGCGGCAGGCACGCACACCGTCGTGGTCATCGACCGCGCGACGGGTGCGACCGGCACGGCGACCCTCCGGGTCGTCGCCGCAGGCGGCGGCAGCCTCGCCGTCACGGGCGCCACCCCGTGGGCCCTGCTCACCCTCGGCCTCGGCCTCGTGGCCGCCGGCGCGGGCGTGGTCACGGTCCGTCGTCGTCAGACCGGCACCACCGCCTGA
- a CDS encoding beta-galactosidase family protein, which translates to MPTFEIGERDFLLDGRPHQVLSGALHYFRVHPDLWADRIRSARLMGLNTIETYVAWNVHAPTPDVFDTTGPRDLGRFLDLVAAEGMHAIVRPGPYICAEWDNGGFPAWLFRMPGVGVRRNEPTYMKAVQQYLEHVLPIVAERQVTRGGPVIAVQVENEYGAYGDDKDYLRALVAINRAQGIEVPLLTCDQADDAMLERGGLPELHRTATFGSRTAERLEILRRHQPTGPLMCMEFWCGWFDHWGAHHHTTDPAQSAADLDALLAAGGSVNVYMFHGGTNAGFTSGANDKGVYQPTVTSYDYDAPLAEDGTRTAKYDAFREVLGRYTALPAETAPTRAPAPTGVLAAGRRTVDLWSVVDGLDGWVDAHDVPTHEEVAAASGFVLYRTSVDLAEPAVLAFTEVRDRAQVFLDGRPVGVVDRSERGTSLTLPAGVGRLDVLVEDQGRVNYGPRIGEAKGLVGPALLGGRELTGWRVLPLDVDAVAASPALAADAPGSAGPVPGPSFSVWESDLPQADLFVSTRGWGKGVVWVNGTSLGRYWSKGPQTTLYVPAPAVTGRGDRVVVLELLGGPGELALVDAPDLGHTEF; encoded by the coding sequence ATGCCCACGTTCGAGATCGGCGAGCGGGACTTCCTGCTCGACGGCCGCCCCCACCAGGTGCTCTCGGGAGCGCTGCACTACTTCCGCGTGCACCCGGATCTGTGGGCCGACCGCATCCGCTCCGCGCGGCTCATGGGCCTGAACACGATCGAGACGTACGTGGCGTGGAACGTGCACGCGCCGACGCCCGACGTGTTCGACACGACCGGCCCGCGCGACCTCGGCCGGTTCCTCGACCTGGTCGCGGCCGAGGGCATGCACGCGATCGTGCGTCCCGGGCCGTACATCTGCGCGGAGTGGGACAACGGCGGGTTCCCCGCGTGGCTGTTCCGCATGCCCGGCGTCGGGGTGCGCCGCAACGAGCCGACGTACATGAAGGCCGTGCAGCAGTACCTCGAGCACGTGCTGCCGATCGTCGCGGAGCGCCAGGTGACGCGGGGCGGGCCGGTGATCGCCGTGCAGGTGGAGAACGAGTACGGCGCGTACGGCGACGACAAGGACTACCTGCGCGCGCTCGTCGCGATCAACCGCGCCCAGGGCATCGAGGTCCCGCTGCTCACGTGCGACCAGGCCGACGACGCGATGCTCGAGCGCGGCGGCCTGCCCGAGCTGCACCGCACGGCCACGTTCGGCTCCCGCACCGCCGAGCGGCTGGAGATCCTGCGCCGCCACCAGCCCACCGGGCCGCTCATGTGCATGGAGTTCTGGTGCGGCTGGTTCGACCACTGGGGCGCGCACCACCACACGACCGACCCGGCGCAGTCGGCGGCCGACCTCGACGCGCTGCTCGCGGCCGGCGGCTCGGTGAACGTCTACATGTTCCACGGCGGCACGAACGCCGGGTTCACGTCCGGCGCGAACGACAAGGGCGTCTACCAGCCGACCGTCACGTCGTACGACTACGACGCCCCGCTCGCGGAGGACGGCACGCGCACGGCGAAGTACGACGCGTTCCGGGAGGTGCTGGGCCGGTACACCGCGCTGCCGGCGGAGACGGCGCCGACGCGCGCGCCCGCGCCGACCGGCGTCCTGGCCGCCGGCCGGCGGACCGTCGACCTGTGGAGCGTCGTCGACGGGCTCGACGGCTGGGTGGACGCGCACGACGTCCCCACCCACGAGGAGGTCGCCGCGGCCTCCGGCTTCGTGCTGTACCGGACGTCCGTCGACCTCGCCGAGCCCGCCGTGCTCGCGTTCACCGAGGTCCGCGACCGGGCGCAGGTGTTCCTCGACGGGCGTCCCGTCGGCGTCGTCGACCGCTCCGAGCGCGGGACGTCGCTGACGCTGCCCGCCGGCGTAGGCCGCCTCGACGTGCTCGTCGAGGACCAGGGTCGCGTCAATTACGGCCCGCGGATCGGCGAGGCCAAGGGACTGGTCGGCCCGGCGCTGCTGGGCGGGCGCGAGCTCACCGGGTGGCGCGTCCTGCCGCTCGACGTCGACGCGGTCGCGGCGTCCCCCGCGCTCGCGGCCGACGCGCCCGGGTCCGCAGGCCCGGTGCCGGGGCCGTCGTTCAGCGTCTGGGAGAGCGACCTGCCGCAGGCCGACCTGTTCGTCTCGACGCGCGGCTGGGGCAAGGGCGTCGTCTGGGTCAACGGCACGTCGCTCGGCCGGTACTGGTCGAAGGGCCCGCAGACGACCCTCTACGTCCCCGCCCCCGCCGTGACCGGTCGCGGCGACCGCGTCGTCGTCCTGGAGCTGCTCGGCGGCCCGGGCGAGCTCGCGCTCGTCGACGCGCCCGACCTCGGCCACACCGAGTTCTGA
- a CDS encoding ABC transporter substrate-binding protein: protein MTRTTRRPARRATALRGAAVVGALALTLAACSGGGGSDADPEAAAEEGGELLVWAWDPTVEPIAEAYMEANPDVTIELVNAGTGNDQYTALQNAISAGSGVPDLAQIEYYALPQFAIGESLADLTELGADELEGTYTPGPWNAVQQGEGVYGLPLDSGPMALFYNAELFEQHGIQVPTTWDEYVAAAQALHAADPNAYITADTGDAGFATSMIWQAGGRPFQVDGTDVTIDLADEGSQRFAEMWQQLVSADLVAPISAWSDEWYQGLGNGTIATLVTGAWMPGNFESGVAEGAGKWRVAPMPQWEAGESVTAENGGSAMSVMEASENKALAYDFLEFASAGDGVQIRIDGGGFPATVADLESEEYLATESEYFGGQKINEVLSQAAADVSEGWQYLPYQVYANSIFNDTVGQAYVSDTTLAEGLTTWQEQLVTYGNDQGFTVE, encoded by the coding sequence ATGACCCGCACCACCCGCCGCCCCGCCCGGCGCGCCACCGCCCTGCGCGGCGCCGCCGTGGTCGGCGCGCTCGCGCTGACCCTCGCCGCCTGCAGCGGCGGCGGCGGCTCCGACGCCGACCCCGAGGCCGCCGCCGAGGAGGGCGGCGAGCTCCTCGTCTGGGCCTGGGACCCGACCGTCGAGCCGATCGCCGAGGCCTACATGGAGGCCAACCCGGACGTGACGATCGAGCTCGTCAACGCCGGCACGGGCAACGACCAGTACACGGCGCTGCAGAACGCGATCAGCGCCGGCTCGGGGGTGCCCGACCTCGCGCAGATCGAGTACTACGCGCTGCCGCAGTTCGCGATCGGCGAGTCCCTCGCTGACCTGACCGAGCTCGGCGCCGACGAGCTCGAGGGCACCTACACGCCGGGCCCGTGGAACGCGGTCCAGCAGGGCGAGGGCGTCTACGGCCTCCCGCTCGACTCCGGCCCGATGGCGCTGTTCTACAACGCCGAGCTGTTCGAGCAGCACGGGATCCAGGTGCCGACGACGTGGGACGAGTACGTCGCCGCGGCGCAGGCGCTGCACGCCGCCGACCCGAACGCGTACATCACCGCCGACACCGGCGACGCCGGCTTCGCGACGTCGATGATCTGGCAGGCCGGCGGCCGCCCGTTCCAGGTCGACGGCACGGACGTGACGATCGACCTCGCGGACGAGGGCTCGCAGCGGTTCGCCGAGATGTGGCAGCAGCTCGTGTCCGCGGACCTGGTCGCGCCGATCAGCGCGTGGAGCGACGAGTGGTACCAGGGCCTGGGCAACGGGACCATCGCCACCCTCGTCACCGGTGCGTGGATGCCCGGCAACTTCGAGTCCGGCGTCGCGGAGGGCGCGGGCAAGTGGCGCGTCGCCCCGATGCCGCAGTGGGAGGCCGGCGAGTCCGTGACGGCCGAGAACGGCGGCTCCGCGATGTCGGTCATGGAGGCGTCGGAGAACAAGGCGCTCGCCTACGACTTCCTCGAGTTCGCGTCCGCCGGTGACGGCGTGCAGATCCGCATCGACGGCGGCGGCTTCCCCGCCACGGTCGCGGACCTGGAGTCCGAGGAGTACCTGGCGACGGAGTCGGAGTACTTCGGCGGCCAGAAGATCAACGAGGTGCTCTCGCAGGCCGCCGCGGACGTCTCCGAGGGCTGGCAGTACCTGCCGTACCAGGTCTACGCGAACAGCATCTTCAACGACACCGTCGGCCAGGCCTACGTCTCCGACACGACGCTCGCCGAGGGCCTGACGACGTGGCAGGAGCAGCTCGTCACCTACGGCAACGACCAGGGCTTCACGGTCGAGTGA
- a CDS encoding carbohydrate ABC transporter permease, translating into MTTATPTTPRSSAPRLRSTRGAGKDRARTRGHSVDKPRRSVLLTVLTALVLLYALVPLAWLVVNATKTQGDLFSSFGLWFGDSFALLTNIGQTLTYDDGIFVRWFANTLLYVVLGAGGATALAVLGGYGLAKFSFPGKRAVFAVVIGAVAVPGTALAVPTFLMFSQMGLTNTPWSVIIPSLISPFGLYLMWTFAAEAIPTELLEAARIDGAGEARTFAQVCLPLLAPGIVTVLLFTMVATWNNYFLPLIMLKDPDWYPLTLGLNAWNAQAATAGGEAIFHLVITGSVLTIVPLVVAFLFLQRYWQSGLAAGSVKE; encoded by the coding sequence ATGACCACCGCGACCCCCACCACCCCCCGCTCGTCGGCCCCCCGGCTGCGCAGCACGCGCGGCGCCGGCAAGGACCGCGCCCGCACCCGCGGCCACAGCGTCGACAAGCCGCGCCGGTCCGTCCTGCTGACGGTGCTCACCGCGCTCGTCCTGCTGTACGCGCTGGTCCCGCTCGCGTGGCTCGTCGTCAACGCGACGAAGACGCAGGGCGACCTGTTCTCGTCCTTCGGCCTGTGGTTCGGCGACTCGTTCGCGCTGCTCACCAACATCGGCCAGACGCTCACGTACGACGACGGCATCTTCGTCCGCTGGTTCGCGAACACGCTGCTCTACGTGGTGCTCGGCGCCGGCGGCGCGACCGCGCTGGCGGTGCTCGGCGGGTACGGGCTGGCGAAGTTCTCGTTCCCCGGCAAGCGCGCCGTGTTCGCCGTCGTCATCGGCGCCGTGGCCGTCCCCGGCACCGCGCTGGCCGTGCCGACGTTCCTCATGTTCAGCCAGATGGGCCTGACCAACACCCCGTGGTCGGTCATCATCCCGTCGCTGATCAGCCCGTTCGGCCTCTACCTCATGTGGACGTTCGCCGCGGAGGCGATCCCCACCGAGCTCCTGGAGGCGGCGCGGATCGACGGCGCCGGCGAGGCGCGCACGTTCGCGCAGGTCTGCCTGCCGCTGCTCGCGCCCGGCATCGTCACGGTGCTGCTCTTCACGATGGTCGCGACGTGGAACAACTACTTCCTGCCGCTGATCATGCTCAAGGACCCCGACTGGTACCCGCTGACACTCGGCCTCAACGCGTGGAACGCGCAGGCCGCCACCGCGGGCGGTGAGGCGATCTTCCACCTCGTCATCACCGGGTCCGTCCTGACGATCGTCCCGCTGGTCGTCGCCTTCCTCTTCCTGCAGCGCTACTGGCAGTCCGGCCTGGCCGCCGGCTCCGTCAAGGAGTGA
- a CDS encoding carbohydrate ABC transporter permease codes for MTQTAVPVAAAALTAPRRRRTRGSWTGWGFVGPFMAVFALVFLAPIAYSLWISLFRTQLVGGTTFVGLENYQRALEDPQFWSALGRVTAFLAVQVPVMLGIALLVALALDSGRLYGRDFFRISIFLPYAVPAVVATLMWGFMYGTRFGLVGNINEAFGVSLPNPLSPDLVLAAIGNIVTWEFVGYNMLIFYSALRTVPTSLYEAAEIDGAGQWRVITAIKLPAIRGALVVATIFSIIGSFQLFNEPSILQSLAPNAITTYFTPNLYAFSLSFSGQQYNYSATVALIMGLLTMVIAYVVQLRGMRKEA; via the coding sequence GTGACCCAGACCGCCGTGCCCGTCGCGGCCGCCGCGCTGACCGCGCCGCGCCGCCGCCGCACCCGCGGCTCGTGGACCGGCTGGGGCTTCGTCGGCCCGTTCATGGCCGTGTTCGCCCTCGTGTTCCTCGCGCCGATCGCGTACTCGCTGTGGATCAGCCTGTTCCGCACGCAGCTCGTCGGCGGCACCACGTTCGTCGGGCTGGAGAACTACCAGCGCGCGCTCGAGGACCCGCAGTTCTGGTCCGCGCTCGGCCGGGTCACCGCGTTCCTCGCCGTGCAGGTGCCGGTCATGCTCGGCATCGCGCTGCTCGTGGCCCTCGCGCTCGACAGCGGCCGCCTCTACGGGCGCGACTTCTTCCGCATCTCGATCTTCCTGCCGTACGCCGTCCCCGCCGTCGTCGCGACGCTCATGTGGGGCTTCATGTACGGCACGCGGTTCGGCCTGGTGGGCAACATCAACGAGGCGTTCGGCGTGAGCCTCCCGAACCCGCTGTCGCCCGACCTCGTCCTCGCCGCGATCGGCAACATCGTGACCTGGGAGTTCGTCGGCTACAACATGCTGATCTTCTACTCCGCGCTGCGGACCGTCCCGACGTCGCTGTACGAGGCGGCGGAGATCGACGGCGCCGGCCAGTGGCGCGTGATCACCGCGATCAAGCTGCCCGCGATCCGCGGCGCGCTCGTCGTGGCGACGATCTTCTCGATCATCGGCAGCTTCCAGCTGTTCAACGAGCCGAGCATCCTGCAGTCCCTGGCGCCCAACGCCATCACCACGTACTTCACGCCGAACCTGTACGCGTTCTCGCTGAGCTTCTCCGGCCAGCAGTACAACTACTCGGCCACGGTCGCCCTGATCATGGGCCTCCTCACGATGGTGATCGCCTACGTCGTCCAGCTGCGCGGCATGCGCAAGGAGGCGTGA